The nucleotide window TGGTCGCCGAAGCACAACTCTGCAAACTTAAACTCAGCACAATCAGCAGCACCGCCGCAATTCGCTTCAGCATTTCCTAAATTTCCTTATAATCCAGTCCGTTATAAATCTTACCGTGTTGGCACCGCCTACTCAGGTAATTCGTAGCATTTAACCTCCCGGCGATCGGTCAGAATAAGAAGAAGCGCCCCCTACTGGTTGAATTGCCATGTCTGCCTCTCTCCAGCCTTCTCGCTTTGCCACTCTGCCCAACTTAAACGACCAAATCGACGGGTTACCTAACTTCTCAGGATGCGAATCTGCGGTACAAAAGGTCAGCCAGGTTAATCAGGCGCACTGGTTGCCCAAAACGAACGTGCAGTTTGAGCAAATTTCAGCAGGATTTGCGATCGCCCTTCACATGCACCAACCCACTATTCCGGCTGGCATTCACGGTGCTCTCATCAGCAACCTTCAGCGCATGTTCGAGCATCCCTACGAAGGCGATAATCACAACGCCGGAACGTTCCTGTGGTGCTATACCCGCATGGCAGAGTTTATTCCTGAATTGATCAATCAAGGCTGTCGCCCCAAAGTCATGCTTGACTATTCAGGAAATCTGCTTTGGGGACTAGGACAAATGAAACTCGATGCTCTCGATCGCCTCAAGCGCATCACCTGCGACCCGACCTATCAACCCTATGTAGAATGGCTGGGAACCACCTGGAGTCACGCAGTTGCACCTTCTACTCCCATCCCCGACCTGAAGCTTCAGATTCAGGCATGGCAGCACCACTTTGCCGCCATCTTTGGCTGGGAAGCGCTCGTACGGGTCAGGGGCTTCTCGCCTCCCGAAATGCATTTACCCAACCACCCAGACACGCTCTACGAATTTGTCAAAGCTCTCAAAGACTGTGGTTATCGCTGGGTGATGGTGCAAGAGCATTCGGTTGAAACTTTATATGGACATTCTTTAGCATCGAGACATTTGCCCCATCGTCTGGTTGCCCGTAACTCGGTAGGCGAAACCGTCAGCATCACCGCCATTATTAAAACTCAAGGTTCAGATACTAAGCTGGTTGGGCAAATGCAGCCTTATTACGAGGCGAAAACCCTATCTCGGCAGGACATTAAAGGCATTTCGGTACCGCCTTTGGTGACCCAAATTGGCGATGGCGAAAATGGCGGCGTGATGATGAACGAATTCCCGAGTGCCTTTAAACGCACCTGGCACGAGGTCGCACAAGATAGTAGCGTTGCCGGAATGACGGGCAGCGAGTATTTGGAACTCATGGAAACGGCAGGATGTGAGGATGAAGATTATCCTGAATGCCAGGCGATCGCCCAACACCTGATCTGGCAACGGGTTGACCCTAACCACGCGACCCCCGAAGCCGTCCAGTCAGCCATTCAAGCCCTCCAGCACGAAAACCCTAACTTTCACATGGATGGAGCCTCTTGGACTAATGATCTAAGCTGGGTCAAAGGCTACGAGAACGTCCTGACCCCCATGAGCCACCTCAGTACGTTGTTTCACCAGAAAGTCACTCCGTTAGTGACGCAAAATCCTGAGCTAACCCAACAAACCCGCTATCGTAAAGCCCTACTACACAATCTATTGTTACAAACTAGTTGCTTTCGCTATTGGGGACAAGGCGCTTGGACAGATTATGCCCAGACAATTTATGAGCAGGGAAAATCGATCATTGAGCAGGAGTTTTGATCAGGGCAACGCCTGGGTAGGATTGGGAGACGATCTTTGACAGGAATCTCAATGCGACTCTTCGCAGGTAACTCGAAGAATCTGCTGCCATTAATTTAGTTAATAAATTTTGGAAAAGAAAGATCGTTTTAGAGTAAGCCTGTTAAATTTTAGTGATTTCCCTGCTCATCTGATGGATCTATGCCGCAACCCAGCCCTTCCCAATCCGTCCTCAAGGGTGCTAATCCCTTTCTAGAGGATGACATTCCCGACTCAGAAGATATTTATGAGCCAACACCCTTTGGCATTGCTGCTCTAACCAATGTCGATCACCTGATGAATGAAATTTTTCAGGATATGGAGCAGACATTGGAGCGGGGAACCGCTCTGCCTGCCGATCTTCACCAGGAACCTGAGCCTGCAATTGCTCCTTTTATGACTCCTGTTACTCCTTTAGATGTCCCACTGCTCTCACCTGGACTTCCCTCGTCTCCTCTGTTGGAGTCCGTCGCGCCCTACCGATTGCCTGAAGACGATTTGCTGAGTGACCCTGACCTTGAAGAACTGTTAGTCATCGACCAAGAGGTAGCTAAACCTCGTCAGTCGAGCGGTGGCTTTCTCCTCTCTGCTGTGTTGGCAACGCTTATTCTCACAGGCGGCTTGTTTGCAACAGTTAAATTTCGGCTCTATCAAATGATTCCTGGTTTCTCGGGGTCAGAAGTGGTAGAAGGACGTGTGCCCCCCATTACGGTGCCCGAAGCAGCGCAGACTGGAAAAGATCAACAGTTTTTAGAGTATGTGGGACGATCGCTCAATCGCATCGATCGCACCGCTACTCGCAACAGTGGTACTTCTGGGGCGATCGCTACCGGAATCGCCACCCTTCCTCCACCTCCTTCTGTTGCCCCCTCTCCCCTGGTCGTTGAACGCTACGTCCCAGTTTACCAACCACCCCTTTTCGGCTCCTTCACGAGTCCTCCTGGAACAACGACAAGCAACACGAACGCTATGACCAGGACAGCAGTGGCTGCTGCTCCCGCTATAGTCGTACCGCCTGCCCCTACCGTCCGTCCACCTGTAGTCCGCGCTGCTGTACCTGCGCCAGTGGTGCCTAGTCCTAGTCCAATTGCTGCGATCGTCCCTAGCATTGACCTTTCTGAAACTCATGCATTAATTGGTTTGCTTGAACTCGGCGATCGCTCGGCTGCGCTTCTCGAAGTTAACGGGGTTCCTCAGCGTATTCAAGTCGGTGAAAAAATTGGAGCAAGCGGTTGGAAAATCATGTCTATCTCTAATCAAACTGCCATTATTCAACGCAACAGCGAAGTGCGATCGATCCATGTCGGTCAAAAGTTCTAAAGAGGTTAGGGAGTTGCAATTAAATAACACCCCGAACCGCCCCCTAAATCCCCCATTCTGGGGGACTTCCGAACCTGTCAAAGTCCCCCAGAATGGGGGATTTAGGGGGCTGATAAGTCAATGCATCCCATTGGGGTTTTATTTTCACGCAACTCCCCTAGCAGTTTTGGCAGCAGGTTCTAAACGTCTTATCATTCGCTGTCCCGTCTATCCTGTAAGCTATTGCCAAACGCTAATTCTAAGGACTTAGGGAGCTTGTCGGGATGCCAGAAGTTGGGATGTCAGAAGATAGTTATTGGTCGGATGCGAGGGGTTTTCTGCGTCAGCATGTTCACCCTGGAGAAAAGCTGATTGCTCCGGTTCGGCTTAAAAAAGAGTTTGAGCATCTTTACTCCTACAGCTATTCCTATGGGTCTGAGGTTGATTTTTTCGACTGGATGCTAATTCACAAAGGCATGATCGAAAAATTCGATCATGCGTTTTTAACTGCTGCTGTGAAAACCTTTAAGCCCATTTTTGCCAATGAGGTTTTTGTCATTTTGGCGAAGCAAGATTTAGCAGGGGCGATCGCCTCTCCTCACCATCTGAAGCCTCTTTTAGACGCACTCAGTTCTGTCAATCCTCAGCCTGACCGCTCCTGGCTCAAACGAGTCAAAGATTTTTTTCATGACAACTCGGTTTCCCAAAAACTCGATCTCACATTAAAGCGTCTAGCTAGTTTAGATACTCAGGTGAAGCAAATAGAAAAACGAGTGCAAGGTAAAACTCGTACTTTTGACAGTAAAGCGATCGCCACCTTATCTCATGAGGAGTTTGTCAGCCTTTGTCGGGCTGCTTGCCAAAGTGCATATTTAGGCAACGGCACAATTTTATGTCGAGTGCTCAGTCGCTATCTGATGTATGTAGACAGCCAAGATATTAGTCTTGCACCCCACCTTCTCCTCAATGGGTACTGGGAACCTGCCGTTACCTTTGCCTTTGCTCGCAGCATTCAGCCCGGTTGGAACTGCATTGACGTAGGTGCAAATCACGGTTACTTCAGTTTGCTAATGGCAAGTATGGTTGGCAAAACCGGAAAAGTGCTGGCGTTAGAACCGAATACCAACCTCGTGCAACTGATTCAGCAGACTTTAATAGTTAATGGGTTAACCGAAAATGTCACTGTTTCTTCACAAGCTGCTGCCGATACCAACGGCGAAGCCGTGACCCTTGCTGTTCCTAAAGGACAAATTGGCGGTGCCAGCATTGTTCGTCAAGTCGGTGCAGGCGATGACGCAATCGCTACCGAGACTGTGACGATCGATCGCCTAACAGCAGATTGGGAACACGTTGATTTCATTAAAATTGATACCGAAGGTGCAGAGGAATCTGTCTGGAGAGGGATGCGCCAGACGCTTCAACACAATCCTCATATCATCGTCGTGCTAGAGTTCGGAGCCACACGCTATCCCGATGGTAAAGCATTTCTACAAGAAATACTGAACGAAGGCTTTATTCTGCGCTATATCGATGGCAGCATAGAACATGGCTCTCTGACTGTTGAGCAATGCCTGACAGAACGAGGCGACAAACACTGGGATTTGTATCTCAGTCGGTATTAATACTGACTGAAGTAAGACAATTTGAGATATGAGGTTCGGCTCAGGAATTGAACATAAAATTAACGGGTTCGCAGACGTCGTAGGGGAACAACAATCCCACGATCGGTTCAAATTAAAACCTCCTGGTGTGTTCAGATTGAAAGCAGAAAGTTAAGGTTGGGAGAAAGGCAAGAAAGGAGCGATCGCATGGGCATTTTTGAAGACTTCAGCAAATTTTTAGAAACGCGCCTAGAAGAATTTCTACGCAACAATCCACACTTAGAACTTCAGGCACTAGAAGAAAAGCTCCGCGAACAAGAAGAGGAAGTAATTCGGCTAATTGCCGACCTCCGTCTGCGCGAGAAGCAGCTTGAAGCCGAAATTTTAGCAACTGCTCAAGAGATTCAGCGTTGGCACATTCGCATTGATAAAGCAAAGAAAGCCCAGCGATTTGATCTGTCCAAACCTGCCGAAGAACGTGAGGCTGCGCTCCTTCGTCAGGGCAACCAGCTTTGGGGGCAGATGGAAATGCTAAAAACTCGTATTCAGCAAACAGGTGAACTGCAAAAACAAATTCAACTCCGCAAGCAAGAAGTTAGAGTCAAAGTCGCTGAGGCGAAGGCTAC belongs to Timaviella obliquedivisa GSE-PSE-MK23-08B and includes:
- a CDS encoding TIGR04376 family protein, producing the protein MGIFEDFSKFLETRLEEFLRNNPHLELQALEEKLREQEEEVIRLIADLRLREKQLEAEILATAQEIQRWHIRIDKAKKAQRFDLSKPAEEREAALLRQGNQLWGQMEMLKTRIQQTGELQKQIQLRKQEVRVKVAEAKATNAEQQRQTSAWNTRYQSSFSSSSDPLEQTFRRWETDAELDELKRKMGR
- a CDS encoding glycosyl hydrolase family 57, producing MSASLQPSRFATLPNLNDQIDGLPNFSGCESAVQKVSQVNQAHWLPKTNVQFEQISAGFAIALHMHQPTIPAGIHGALISNLQRMFEHPYEGDNHNAGTFLWCYTRMAEFIPELINQGCRPKVMLDYSGNLLWGLGQMKLDALDRLKRITCDPTYQPYVEWLGTTWSHAVAPSTPIPDLKLQIQAWQHHFAAIFGWEALVRVRGFSPPEMHLPNHPDTLYEFVKALKDCGYRWVMVQEHSVETLYGHSLASRHLPHRLVARNSVGETVSITAIIKTQGSDTKLVGQMQPYYEAKTLSRQDIKGISVPPLVTQIGDGENGGVMMNEFPSAFKRTWHEVAQDSSVAGMTGSEYLELMETAGCEDEDYPECQAIAQHLIWQRVDPNHATPEAVQSAIQALQHENPNFHMDGASWTNDLSWVKGYENVLTPMSHLSTLFHQKVTPLVTQNPELTQQTRYRKALLHNLLLQTSCFRYWGQGAWTDYAQTIYEQGKSIIEQEF
- a CDS encoding FkbM family methyltransferase, whose product is MPEVGMSEDSYWSDARGFLRQHVHPGEKLIAPVRLKKEFEHLYSYSYSYGSEVDFFDWMLIHKGMIEKFDHAFLTAAVKTFKPIFANEVFVILAKQDLAGAIASPHHLKPLLDALSSVNPQPDRSWLKRVKDFFHDNSVSQKLDLTLKRLASLDTQVKQIEKRVQGKTRTFDSKAIATLSHEEFVSLCRAACQSAYLGNGTILCRVLSRYLMYVDSQDISLAPHLLLNGYWEPAVTFAFARSIQPGWNCIDVGANHGYFSLLMASMVGKTGKVLALEPNTNLVQLIQQTLIVNGLTENVTVSSQAAADTNGEAVTLAVPKGQIGGASIVRQVGAGDDAIATETVTIDRLTADWEHVDFIKIDTEGAEESVWRGMRQTLQHNPHIIVVLEFGATRYPDGKAFLQEILNEGFILRYIDGSIEHGSLTVEQCLTERGDKHWDLYLSRY